GGAGCTGCGCCACGGCGCGCGGACGGACGTCGGGCTGGTCCGCGAGGTCAACGAGGACGACCTGCTGGTCGCGCCGCCGGTCTTCGTCGTCGCCGACGGCATGGGCGGCCACGACGGCGGCGACGTCGCGAGCCGGATCGTGGTCGAGGGCTTCGCGGCCCTCGCCGAGGCCGGCTACGACCCCCGACGGGGTCGGGAGGTGGTCGAGGAGGTGCTCCGCCGCTGCCAGCAGCGGATCAACGAGTACGCCGCGGCGCGCGGCGCCGGCAGCCGACGGGCCACCCCCGGCACCACCGCGGTCGTCGTGCTGCTCGTCGAGACCGACGACGGCCCGGCCTGGCAGGTCACCAACCTCGGCGACTCGCGCTGCTACCTCCTCGCCGGCGGCACCCTCACCCAGGTGACGGTCGACCACAGCCTGGTCCAGGAGCTCGTCAGCTCCGGCCGGCTGACGCCGCAGGAGGCGGCCCGACACCCCGAGCGACACGTCATCACGCGTGCCCTGGGTGGCCCCGACGAGCCCGAGCCCGACCACGTCCTGCTGCCGGTGTCGCGAGCGCCCCGGCTGCTGCTGTGCACCGACGGGGTCAACGGCATGATCGACGACGACGCCATCGGCGCAGCCCTGCGCGAGTGTCCGGATCCCGACGAAGCCGCCGGGAGGCTGGTCGACGAGGCCGTCGCCGCGGGCGGCCGCGACAACGCGACCGCCGTGGTGGTCGATGTGGTGGGATGGTCGGACCCGACGTGAGGCAGGACGCGACGGGCCCGGACGAGGGGGTCGCCGTGACCGGTGCAGTGCGCAGCTATCGACCCGGCGCGTGGTTCGGCGTCTTCGGCGAGCACGCCACGGTCCTCCTGCCGCCGACAGAGAAGGCACGCGTGCCGGCGGTGTGGGCGCTGGTCGACGACGGCGACGGCTTCGACGAGGTGCTCGACGTGCTCATCGCCGACGGTCTGCGCGACCTGCCGGGCTTCGTGCTGGTGAGCGAGACCGCGGGGGAGACCCGGGTCGTGATCCGGGGTGCCGCCCGGGCGACGCTGGCCACCGCCGCGGAGGAGGTGACCGTCGAGGGCACCGGCGCGACCACCTGGGTCGAGCGGGCGCTGCGCGGGGTCACCGGTCTCCGGATCGAGGTCGGCGAAGCCCACCCCGAGTCCGGGTGGCTCGACCTCGGGGACGGTCTGGTGCGGGTGTCCGAGGTGGTCGAGCCGGTCGTGGCCGACGAGCTGCCGGCGGCCGAGCCCGAGGCCGACGAGGCATCGCTGGTCGAGCCACCGCCCGTGGAGCCGGCGTACGACGAGGAGCCGGCCACCCCGGAGCCGACCGCGCCGACGGAGGCCGTCGGCGTCGAGCCGCTCGTGGTGAGCCTGCTGCTGCCGACCGGGGAGACCGTCGAGGTGGACCGGCCGGTGCTCGTCGGTCGCGCCCCCGACGCGTCCCGGCTGGGCGAGGAGGACGACCCGCGGCTGGTCACGGTGCCGAGTCCGGACCGGGAGATCTCGGCGACCCACCTCGAGGTGCGGCCCGGCGAGGATCCCGGGTCCGCCGTGGTCACCGACCTGGGCTCCACCAACGGCAGCGTGCTGGTGCAACCGGGGATGCCACCCGAGGAGCTGCAGCCCGGCGTCGCCGTACCCCTCCTTCCCGGCGCCGTGCTCGACCTCGGCGACGGGGTCGCGGTCGAGGTGGTGGTCTCCTGATGCCGCCGGACGGGACGCGCTGGTGAACGACACCTTCCTCGACCTGCTCTACGACCAGGCCCCGCGCGAGGCCTTCGACGCGGTGATCGCCACCGCCGAGGCCGTGGGCCGGACCGACGAGGAGGTCGCCGAGCTGCGCCGGCAGTGCGACGTGGCGCTGCGGCTGCGTGAGCTGATCACCCACCGGCAGGCCCGCGAGGCGGAGCTGCGTGCGCTCTACGAGACCGCCTCCGACCTGACCGCGATCCGCGACGTCGACGCGATCCTGACCGCGATCGTCCGGCGTGCACGGCAGCTGCTCAACGCCGACATGACCTACCTCTCGCTGAACGACGAGCCCGAGGGTGCGTCCTACATGAAGGTCACCGACGGTGCGCTGACGCCGGAGTTCCGGTCGCTGCGGCTGCCGCTCGGCACCGGCCTCCTCGGACTGGTGGCGCAGACGGGGGCGCCGTACTTCACCGAGGACTACCAGTCCGACAGCCGCTTCCTGCACCGCGGCTACATCGACGAGGCGGTGGCCGGGGAGAAGATCCGCGCCATCCTCGGGGTGCCGCTGACGGTCGAGGGCCGGGTGATCGGTGCGCTCCTCGCGGTGCACCGCTCGGTCCGGCCCTTCCCGCCGCACGAGGTGAGCCTGCTGACCTCGTTCGCCGCGCACGCATCGGTGGCGCTGGAGAACGCCAGGCTCTTCGCCGACCTCGACGCCGCCCACCGCACGATGACCGAGCACACCGCCGCCGTCGAGAGCGCCGCGCTCGCCCACGACCGGCTCACCGACCTCCTGGTCGCCGGGGGCGGGGTCGAGCAGGTCGCCTCGGTGCTCTCCGAGGTGCTGGGCGGCGCGCTGGCGGTCCACGCGCCGGGCGGGGAGCTGCTGGCAGGTGACGCGGCCGGCGGCGACTGGGCCGACGCCGTCGACGAGGCCATCGCCTCGGGACGGGCGGTCCGCCACGACGGCCGGTACGTCGCCGTCGCCCAGGCCGGTGCCGACCACGTCGCGACGCTGGTGCTCGACACCGGCGGTCGCCCGCTCGGGCTGCCGCAGCGGCGCACCCTCGAGCGCGGGGCACTGGTCACGGCGCTGGTGCTGCTGCTCGCGCGGACCGTCGCCGAGACCGAGGACCGGCTCGGCGGCGAGCTGCTCGGCGATCTCCTCGACGCCCGGACCGAGGCGCTGCCGGCACTGCGCGAGCGGGCCCGGCGCCGGCAGGTCGTGCTCGACCCGCCCCTCGCGATCGCGGTCGCCGCCATCGACGGGCTCGAGCGCTTCGCGGCCGGGCGGGCGCTCGCGCGGCTCGCCTCGGAGCAGCGCGGCCTGGCCGGCGAGCACAGCGGCCGGCTGGTGCTGCTCGTCCCCGCAGCCGACCCGGTCGCGGTCGGGCAGCAGCTCGCCGGCGTCGTCGCCGGCGGGGGCGGACGGGCCACCGTCGGTGTGGCGGCCGCCGATCCCGACACGCTCGCCGACGCGTACGCCGAGGCGCGCCGGTGCCTCGACACCCTGCTCACCCTCGGCCGGGTCGGCGAGGTCAGCGACCCGGCCGGCCTCGGGCTGACCCGCCTGCTGCTCGGCGAGAACGGTCCCGACGAGCTGGCGGCGTACCTGCGCACCACCCTCGGCCCCGTCCTCGACTACGACGAGGCCCGCGGCACCAGCCTGGTCGAGACCCTGGAGGCGTGGTTCGCGACCGGGGGGCGGGTCAAGGAGACCGGCTCGGTGCTCCACGTCCACCCCAACACGGTCTCCCAGCGGCTGGACCGGGTGGCCGACCTGCTCGGAAGCGACTGGCGCGAGCCGGGACGGGGGCTGGACCTGCAGCTGGCGCTGCGGGTGCACCGGCTGCAGCGGTGAGGCGCACTCAGCCTTCGCGCGCCTCACATGTGCTCATCCCACACTCACTCGACGAATGTGTGGGCCCTAGGAACATGGAACGCGGAGGCGCGCAAGCCCTAGCGTCGAGCGCATGCCTGAGACCCCAGTCACACACGCGAGCCTCGGCGGTCGCCGGGCGGTCGTCACGGGCGGTGCCAGCGGCATCGGCGCCGCCATCGCCGGCCACCTGGCCGGCCTCGGTGCTGCCGTGACCGTGGTCGACCTCGACGAGGAGGCTGCCGCCAAGCTGGCGGCGGACCTCGGCGGCGACCACCGTGCCGTCGACCTGGCCGACGGAGACGCCGTGTCCGGTCTCGGCCTCGACGCGGACATCCTCGTCAACTGCGCCGGGCTGCAGCACGTCGCACCGATCGAGGAGTTCGACCCCGAGCGCTTCGCCTTCATCCACCGCGTGATGCTGCACGCCCCCTTCCTGCTCACCCGCCAGGTGCTGCCCGGCATGTACGAGCGCGGCTGGGGGCGGATCGTCCACGTCTCGAGCGTCCACGGCCACCGCGCATCGGCCTACAAGTCGGCGTACGTCAGTGCCAAGCACGGCCTCGAGGGCCTCTCCAAGGTGATCGCCCTCGAGGGCGCGGGCAAGGGCGTCACCAGCAACACCGTCTGCCCCGGCTACGTGCGCACCCCCCTGGTCGAGGGCCAGATCGCCGACCAGGCCAAGGCGCACGGCATCCCCGAGGACGAGGTCGTCGACGACGTCCTGCTCGCCCGGACGGCGCTCAAGCGGCTCGTCGAGCCGGGCGAGGTCGCCGACATGGTGGCCTTCCTGTGCGGTCCGGCCTCCGCCTCGATCACCGGCTCGTCCTTCCTGCTCGACGGCGGCTGGACCGCCGCCTGACCCTCCTCCCCTCCACCCCCGCCCTCCCACGAGGAACCCGAAAGGAACCACCCCTCATGACCACCCAGTCCGTCCCCCAGCCCGACACGGGCCGCGAACCGGGGAAGACCTCGATCGTCAAGGTCGTCTTCGCCAGCCTCATCGGCACCGCCGTGGAGTGGTACGACTTCTTCCTCTACGGCTCGGCCGCCGCGCTGGTCTTCGGGGCGCTGTTCTTCCCCGAGTCCGACCCCGTGACCGGCACCCTGCTCGCCTTCGGCACCTACGCCCTCGGCTTCGTGGCCCGCCCGCTCGGTGGCGTCGTCTTCGGACACTTCGGTGACCGCGTCGGTCGCAAGAAGATGCTCGTGGTCTCGCTGATGATGATGGGTGTCGCGACGTTCGCGATCGGCCTGCTGCCGACGTACGCCTCGATCGGCATCCTGGCCCCGATCCTGCTGCTCGTCTGCCGGCTCTTCCAGGGCTTCGCCGTCGGCGGTGAGTGGGGCGGTGCGGTGCTGATGGTCGCCGAGCACGGCGACGAGAAGAGCCGCGGCTTCTGGTCCTCGTGGCCGCAGGCGGGCGTGCCGCTGGGCAACATGCTCGCCACCGGCGTGCTGTTCGTCCTGGCCGCCGTCCAGAGCGACGCCGACTTCGAGGCGTGGGGCTGGCGGATCCCGTTCCTGCTCTCGGCCGTGCTCGTGCTGATCGGCCTGTTCGTGCGGCTCTCGCTCGAGGAGTCGCCGGTCTTCCAGGAGGCCAAGGCCGAGATCGCCGAGAAGAAGGAGACCGATTCGCACCTCCCGATCCTCGAGGTCATCAAGACCTACCCGCGCGAGGTCTTCATCGCGATGGGCATGCGGATGGCGGAGAACATCTCCTACTACATCTTCACGATCATCTCGATCACCTACGTGACGACCTACCTCGGTGCCGAGAACGACCTGATCCTCAAGATGCTGCTCATCGGTGCGGGCATGCAGTTCGTCATCATCCCGATGATCGGCGCGCTCTCCGACCGCGTCGGCCGCCGCCCGCTCTACCTCGCGGGCGCCATCGGCGTGGGCGTGTGGGGCTTCGTGTTCTTCGGCCTGCTCGACGACATGACCACCGGCAGCGTGCTGCTCGCGGTCGTGGTCGGCCTGCTCTTCCACTCGCTGATGTACGCGCCCCAGGCGGCGTTCTTCTCCGAGCTGTTCGGCACCTCGGTGCGCTACACCGGCGCGTCGGTGGGCTACCAGCTGGCGTCGATCTTCGCCGGTGCGCTGGCACCGATCATCGCCGTGGAGCTGCTCGGCTCGGTGGAGGAGAAGAACACCACGGCGGTCGGCATCTACCTCGCCGCCGCCTCGGTGCTCACGATCGTCGCCGTGCTGTTCGCCAAGGAGACCAAGGCTTCCTCCCTCCGCCACGACCGCGTGGTGCGGGGCGCGCACCGCTGATCCCTCCCGTCACACGACGGGGTCAGGACCTGCAGCCCGCTGCTACAACAGCGGCACCACGTGCTCGTACGTCGCCCGGTCGGCCGCCGCCAGGAGGCCGGCCGGGCGTTCGTGCACCTCGAGCGGGTCGGTCGGCCGGTAGGGGCGACCGTCGTGGGTGCCGGCGTAGCCGCCCGCCTCGCTCAGCAGCAGCGACCCCGGCGCGTGGTCCCAGGGGTTCGCGCGGCCGTAGACCACGAAGTCGGCCTCGCCCTCGACCAGCTTGGGGTAGTCGACGCCGCAGCACACCCAGGTGAGCTTCAGCGGCTCCAGGTCGCCCAGCGAGCGACCGAGCCAGCGCCAGCGCGAGGTGACGCCGCGCCAGTCGGCCGGCTCTGCGGCAGGCGTCGGCCGGGTCAGGCGCTCGCCGTTGCGCCAGGCGCCGGCGCCGACCTCGGCGACGTACGCGAGCTCGTGCTGAGGCTGCCAGATCCAGCTGCGGACCGTCTCGCCGGCACGGACCTCGGCCACCATCACGGCGTGGTCGGGTGAGCCCTTGACGAAGTTCTTGGTCCCGTCGACCGGGTCGACGGTGAAGGCGTGCTCTGCCGACTGGAACTCCTCGAGCAGCTCGGGCCGCGCGGCGTACGCCTCCTCGCCGAGCACGACGGCCTCGGGGTAGGCGTCGACCAGGAAGCGGGTCAGCAGCCGCTCGGACTCCTTGTCGGCGACCGTGACCAGGTCGCCCGGTCCCTTCTCGTCGACCTGCTCCGAGGACAGCGCCCGGAACCGTGGGTTGATCACCTTCTCGGCCACCTCACGGATCAGGTCCAGGACGGCGTCGGTGTCCAGCACGACCCCCACGCTACTGACCTCCCCGTCCGGTCGTGGCGCGGACGGGCGCCCGGGCGTACGTTTGCGGGCCATGGAGTCCTACGCCGCCGGAGAGACCGACACCCCGCTGCTCGAGGAGACCATCGGGGAGAACCTCGCCCGCACCGTCGCCGCGCACCCGGACCGGGAGGCCCTGGTCGAGGTGGCCAGCGGCCGCCGGTGGACGTGGTCGGAGCTGGACGCCGCCGTCGACGGGCTGGCGATCGGGCTGGTCCGGGCAGGCATCGGCAAGGGCGACCGGGTCGGGATCTGGTCGCCGAACTGCGCGGAGTGGACGCTGACCCAGTACGCCACCGCGAAGATCGGGGCGGTCCTGGTCAACATCAACCCGGCCTACCGCACCCACGAGCTCTCCTTCGCGCTGCGACAGTCCGGCGTGCGCCTGCTGATCTCGGCGACGGAGTTCAAGACCAGCGACTACCGGGCGATGGTCGAGGAGGTGCGCGAGGAGGTCGGGCTCGAGCAGGTGCTGTTCCTCGGGACGCCGGAGTGGACCGACCACAACGTCAGCGACCCGGGCGTGACCCTGGCCGAGCTGGTGACCTGGCCGCTGCACCCCGACGACCCGATCAACATCCAGTACACCTCGGGCACCACCGGCTACCCGAAGGGCGCGACCCTCAGCCACCGCAACATCCTCAACAACGGCTACTTCACGACCGAGCTGATCAAATTCACCGAGGAGGACCGGCTCTGCATCCCGGTGCCCTTCTACCACTGCTTCGGGATGGTGATGGGCAACCTCGGCTGCACCACCCACGGCGCCACCATGGTGATCCCCGCACCCGGCTTCGACCCCGAGATCACGTTGCGGACCATCGAGGAGGAGCGCTGCACCGCGGTCTACGGCGTCCCGACGATGTTCATCGCCCTCCAGAACCATCCCGACTTCGCCTCCTTCGACCTGAGCAGCCTCCGTACCGGCGTGATGGCCGGCTCGATCTGTCCGGTCGAGGTGATGAGGGGGTGCATCGAGGAGATGCACATGGCCGAGGTGTCGATCTGCTACGGCATGACCGAGACCAGCCCGGTGTCGACCCAGACCCGCGCCGAGGACGACCTCGACCGGCGTACCTCGACGATCGGACGGGTGCACCCCCACGTGGAGATCAAGGTGGTCGACCCCGCCACCGGCGAGACCGTCGAGCGGGGCGAGCCGGGGGAGCTGTGCACCCGCGGCTACTCCGTGATGCTCGGCTACTGGGAGGACGAGGCCCGGACCCGCGAGGCGATCGACGCCGACGGCTGGATGCACACCGGCGACCTCGCCGAGATGCGGGAGGACGGCTACTGCACCATCGTCGGGCGGATCAAGGACATGGTGATCCGCGGCGGGGAGAACATCTATCCCCGCGAGATCGAGGAGTTCCTCTACACCCACCCCGACATCGAGGACGTCCAGGTGATCGGCGTCCCCGACGAGAAGTACGGCGAGGAGCTCTGCGCCTGGGTGCGGATGAAGTCGGGTGCCGAGGCGCTCGACGCCGACGCCGTACGGGCCTTCGCGACCGGACGCCTCGCGCACTACAAGATCCCGCGCTACGTCCTCGTCGTCGAGGAGTTCCCGATGACGGTCACGGGCAAGATCCGCAAGGTCGAGATGCGGGAGAAGTCGTCGGCCGAGCTCGGGCTCAGCGGCTGATCACGACGGGGATCCGGACCCGGACCCCGTCGGGACCCCGCCAGGTGATGGTGCCGTCGTCGACACCGCGACGGGCCGGACCCTGCACGCGCACCGTGTACGTCGCGGACTCGCCCGGCCCGAGCCGCACCGCTGCCGGCGCGACCTCGACGTCGTGGCGACCGAAGCCGTCGGCCTCGACCGACCAGTAGCGCGCCTCGTCGTCGAGGTTGGTGATCGTGCGGGTGGCCCGGGTGTCGCCGCCGTGGAGCGCGATCGAGGCGCTGTTGACGTCGGCCCGGGCGCCGCGGAGCCAGCCGCGGTAGGCGGCCGGGTCGGTGTCGTAGGCGAGCCGGGTGCGCATCGCCACCTCGGGACGGGCCCGGCCCGAGCCGGAGCGCAGCGCACCGGCCGGCAGCGGCCGCGCACTCGTGGCGAGGACCGAACGGACGACCGGCGCCGACCAGTCGTGTCGCGCGAGCAGCGTGGCGGCCAGTCCGGAGGTGCGGGCGGCTGCGGCGGAGGTGCCGTTGAGGAAGGCCCACCGGTCGCCGCTCGGGCCCGGTGCGGTCGCGGCGAGGATGCCCGTCGCCGGGGCCACCAGGTCGGGCTTGACGAAGCTGCCGAGCGGGTCGCCGCCGGCGGACCAGCCGGCGACCCGGACCGGGCCGACCCGACCGTCGGTCGGGTCGAGGCCGACGCGGGGGTCGTCCTGCCGGCGCACCCACTGCACCAGCCGGTCACCGGCCGCCTCGTCGAGGTGGACGGTGGGGACGTCGTGCAGGTCGTAGGCGACGCTGCCGGGCGCGGTGTTGACGAGGACCATGCCGACCCCGTCGGCGCGCGCGACCGCGGTCGACTTGGCGATCCGGGCGACCTCGCCGCGCTGGCACACCACGACGGCGCCGGCGGTGCGCGAGGCGTCCAGCGCCCCCGGGACGCACCGGGCCGCCTCGTCACGGGTCGACCCCGGGGCCGGCACGGCGGAGGCCAGGACGACCGGCGCGTCGACGGAGCGTCGTACGGTCATCGCGCCCGCGAGCCGCGGCCCGCCGGCCAGGCGGACCGATCCGGCGGCACCGGTGCCGGCGAGCCCACCGACCGTGGTCACCCACGGAGTCTCGGGCGCGGCGTACGCGTGCTCGGCGTCGTTGCCCGCGGCCGCGACCACGACGATGCCAGCCTCGGCGGCGCCCAGCAGGGCGCGGTCGACCGCGCCGGTGCCGTCGGAGCCGGAGACCGAGAGGTTGAGGACGTCGACGCCCTCCTCGACCGCCCGGTCGACCGCGGCGACCAGGTCGGCCGTCGCGCAGCCGTCGTCGCTGGGGTTGGGGGCGCTCCAGCACGCCTTGTAGGACGCGAGCCGTGCGCGGGGCGCGGTCCCGGAGTAGTTGGCCGGCAGCCCGGCCACGCCGGTGGAGACGCGCGCGTTGCCGACCGCGACCGACGCGACCTGCGTGCCGTGGCCGAGGACGTCGCGCGGCGAGAGGACCTCGGTGGACGAGACGTGCTCGCGCCCGAAGCCCTCGACGAACCACGACGCGGCCGCCAGCTTGCCGGAGCAGGCGGCCGGCTCCCACTCCTCGCCCGGCTGGCAGGTGCCGTCGAAGCCGGACGCGGCGTCGCCCAGGCCGGGGCCGGGGGCGAAGATCGGGCCCTCGGGCCAGATGCCGCTGTCGACGACGCCGACGACGACGCCGGCACCACCGCGCCCGCCCGGGACGTCGGCCCGGGCGGCGAGCGCGGCCCCGGTCGCGGCGAGCGGCCGCACGGAGTTCTCCTCGACGTCGGCGACGTGGGGGAGGGCGCGCAGGTCGTCGGCCTGCGCCGGCGTGAGCCGTACGGCGAAGCCGCTCAGCGCGGTCGTCCACCGGTAGGCCGGGGTGGGGGAGCCGATGCGCCGCAGCGCGGCGTCCTGGCGTCTGGTGAGCTCGGCCCGGAAGGACGCGCGCGACCTCGGGCCGTCGTACCCGGCCGTGCCGGGGCCGGCGAAGGTCACCAGGTGCAGCTGCGGGTCGCGTGGGGCGTCGTCGGCGTGGGCGGTCGGGACGAGGGCAGCGCCGGCGAGCGCCAGCACGGTGGCGCCGAGCACGGCACGGCCACCACGGCGCATCCGACGTACCACGTTTCCCACCTGCCCCACGACTCGGAAACGACCAGTGTCTCCCAAGCTGTCAAGCCGGGGCACACGATCCACAGGATTTCGTGCCCGCCTAGCCTTGTGCCGTGCCCAGTGCCCCCGCCGTCGGCTTCGACCTCGACCTCACGCTCATCGACACCGCCCACGGCATCGGCACGGTGCTCGAGGTGCTCGGCGACGAGCTCGGCGTGGCGTTCCCGGTCGAGGAGATGACCGCCCGGCTCGGCCCGCCGCTCGACCACCTCCTCACGCCGCACCTCCCCGCCGAGGAGGTCGGTCCGGCCGTCGACCGGTTCCGGGTGCTCTACCCGGACCACGCGATCACGCCCGTGCCGGTCCTCCCGGGCGCCGTCGCCGCCCTCGACGCCGTACGCCGGGCGGGCGGCCGTGTCGTCGTGGTCACCGGCAAGTTCACGCCCAACGCCCGGCTCCACCTCGACCACCTGGCCCTCGACCACGACGTCCTCGCCGGTGAGCTCTGGGGTGTCGGCAAGGCCGAGGTGCTGCTGCGCGAGGGGTGCAGCGTCTACGTCGGCGACCACGTGCACGACGTCGAGGGTGCGCTGGCTGCCGGAGCGGTGAGCGTCTCGGTGCTCACCGGTGGCTGCACGCGCGAGGAGCTGGAGGCGGCCGGCACGCACGTGGTCCTCGAGGACCTGACCGCGTTCCCCGCCTGGTTCGAGGACCACCTGGCCTCCGCCTGAACTCGGTTGGCCCGCCCGGAGGCGGCGACATAGGGTGGGTCGCTGCTGCGGCGCCGTGCCGCTGGCAACGGAAGGTGGAAAGGCGACAGTCGTGCCGACTGGCAAGGTGAAGTGGTTCGACCCCGCGAAGGGGTTCGGGTTCCTCTCGCAGGAGGACGGCCCGGACGTCTACGTGCACTCCGACGCGCTCCCCGAGGGCGTGACGACCCTCAAGAACGGTGCGCGCGTGGAGTTCGGCATCGCGCAGGGACGACGGGGTGAGCAGGCCCTGCAGGTGCGGCTGCTCGACGCCCCGCAGTCCGTCCAGCGCAACCAGGCCCAGCAGCGGCGCAAGGACCCCGAGGAGATGGTGACGATCGTGGAGGACACGATCCGTCTGCTCGACGGTGTCGGGGAGTCCTACCGCCACGGCCGCCACCCCGACGCCAAGACCGCCCGTCCGACCGCCAAGCTGTTGCGCGCGCTCGCCGGCGAGCTGGAGATCTGAGCCCGGCCGACCGTCGCGGGCTCAGGCCGCGGCCGCGGGTCGGCTCGCCTGCGGGCGCGTGGCCAGGACGAAGACCGTCCAGGCCGTCAGCACCACGAAGGCGACCCCGAGCCCGAGCCGGGCCGGCTCGAGCGGGAGGGCGATCCCGACGAAGCCGCCGATGACCCACGCCAGCTGGAGCGTGGTGTCGCTGCGCGCGAAGGCGCTGGCCTGCACCCGCGTCGGCACGTCCCGCTGGATGGTCGCGTCGAGGCAGAACTTCGCCAGCGACTGCGCCAGGCCGGCACTGAGCCCGAGCAGCACCAGCGGCAGGACGCCGTAGAACAGCGCGGCGAGCAGGGTGGTGGCGCTCACCGCCAGGAGGGCGAGCACGACGGTCACGTTGGGGTTGATGCGCTTGAGCACCGACGCCAGCACGATGCCCAGCGCGTTGCCGGCCCCGGCCGCGCCGACGACCAGGCCGACGAGCAGCTCGGGCTGCAGGTCGGTCGGGGGAGGGTTCTCGCGCAGGAGGAAGGCCATGAACATGATCAGGAACCCCGACGCCCACCGCGGCCCGCAGTTGGCCCGGAGCGCGAAGGCGACGGCTGGGGGGATCTGCATCCGCGCACGGCCCCGGCGGGTGGTGGCGGCCTCGGCGGCACCACCCCGGAGCACGAGGTCCTCCTCGCCGGCCGAGGAGTCGACCTTCTCCGGGAGCCGGATCGCACACACGGTGGCGACCACGAACATCGCGAAGGCGTAGCGCAACGACCACTCCGGCCCCACGAGGGACAGCAGGCCGGCGATCGGAGCAGCCACGGCGGCGCCCACGGTGCCGGCGAGCGACACCCGGCCGTTGGCACGCACCAGGGTGAAGTCCCGCGGCAGCAGGCGAGGCACGGCGGCGGCGCGGGTCACCCCGTAGGCCTTGGAGGAGACCAGCACGCCGAGCGCAGCGGCGAAGAGCCACGGGGACTCGTCGGCGACCGAGGTGGCGAGCGCCCAGCACAGGAAGGCCCGGATCGCCATGGTCGCCCCGATCGCCCAGCGCCGGCCGTGGGCGAACCGGTCCAGGAAGGGCCCGATGAGGGGGGCGACGATGGCGAACGGCAGCATCGTCAGGCCCAGGAACAGCGCCACCTGGCCGCGCGC
This genomic interval from Nocardioides euryhalodurans contains the following:
- a CDS encoding S8 family serine peptidase, which codes for MGQVGNVVRRMRRGGRAVLGATVLALAGAALVPTAHADDAPRDPQLHLVTFAGPGTAGYDGPRSRASFRAELTRRQDAALRRIGSPTPAYRWTTALSGFAVRLTPAQADDLRALPHVADVEENSVRPLAATGAALAARADVPGGRGGAGVVVGVVDSGIWPEGPIFAPGPGLGDAASGFDGTCQPGEEWEPAACSGKLAAASWFVEGFGREHVSSTEVLSPRDVLGHGTQVASVAVGNARVSTGVAGLPANYSGTAPRARLASYKACWSAPNPSDDGCATADLVAAVDRAVEEGVDVLNLSVSGSDGTGAVDRALLGAAEAGIVVVAAAGNDAEHAYAAPETPWVTTVGGLAGTGAAGSVRLAGGPRLAGAMTVRRSVDAPVVLASAVPAPGSTRDEAARCVPGALDASRTAGAVVVCQRGEVARIAKSTAVARADGVGMVLVNTAPGSVAYDLHDVPTVHLDEAAGDRLVQWVRRQDDPRVGLDPTDGRVGPVRVAGWSAGGDPLGSFVKPDLVAPATGILAATAPGPSGDRWAFLNGTSAAAARTSGLAATLLARHDWSAPVVRSVLATSARPLPAGALRSGSGRARPEVAMRTRLAYDTDPAAYRGWLRGARADVNSASIALHGGDTRATRTITNLDDEARYWSVEADGFGRHDVEVAPAAVRLGPGESATYTVRVQGPARRGVDDGTITWRGPDGVRVRIPVVISR
- a CDS encoding HAD family hydrolase, with the protein product MPSAPAVGFDLDLTLIDTAHGIGTVLEVLGDELGVAFPVEEMTARLGPPLDHLLTPHLPAEEVGPAVDRFRVLYPDHAITPVPVLPGAVAALDAVRRAGGRVVVVTGKFTPNARLHLDHLALDHDVLAGELWGVGKAEVLLREGCSVYVGDHVHDVEGALAAGAVSVSVLTGGCTREELEAAGTHVVLEDLTAFPAWFEDHLASA
- a CDS encoding cold-shock protein is translated as MPTGKVKWFDPAKGFGFLSQEDGPDVYVHSDALPEGVTTLKNGARVEFGIAQGRRGEQALQVRLLDAPQSVQRNQAQQRRKDPEEMVTIVEDTIRLLDGVGESYRHGRHPDAKTARPTAKLLRALAGELEI
- a CDS encoding MFS transporter, with the translated sequence MTEQRPQGEPGPGPGTRSRTRAVGDGIRASARATARGAAAAARGTGRASRFTVRQATRASEAEGAGESGLSRLIQMHFFNTAGDSAVAISLAGTLFFQVPSGEARGQVALFLGLTMLPFAIVAPLIGPFLDRFAHGRRWAIGATMAIRAFLCWALATSVADESPWLFAAALGVLVSSKAYGVTRAAAVPRLLPRDFTLVRANGRVSLAGTVGAAVAAPIAGLLSLVGPEWSLRYAFAMFVVATVCAIRLPEKVDSSAGEEDLVLRGGAAEAATTRRGRARMQIPPAVAFALRANCGPRWASGFLIMFMAFLLRENPPPTDLQPELLVGLVVGAAGAGNALGIVLASVLKRINPNVTVVLALLAVSATTLLAALFYGVLPLVLLGLSAGLAQSLAKFCLDATIQRDVPTRVQASAFARSDTTLQLAWVIGGFVGIALPLEPARLGLGVAFVVLTAWTVFVLATRPQASRPAAAA